The sequence below is a genomic window from Lolium perenne isolate Kyuss_39 chromosome 7, Kyuss_2.0, whole genome shotgun sequence.
GGCTGCGGGTGCTGGCGGTGGCGCTGCGACTGCggtagctgctgctgctgccttgCCGGTGGTGCCGGCTGCTCTACCTGCTTCTTCGCGCCGGACTTGCGCTGGATGGTGGCGTTCTTGGCCATCACGGCGTCGAGCGTCTCCACGTACTTCTGCACCCGCTTCACCTGGACCCGCCTCTGCGCCTTCACGTCGCCGCCGGCGTCCACCGCGTCGAGCTTGAGCAGCTCATTCATGAGCATCTCCGTCACCGTCGCTACGTCCTtctccgccactttctcccccttCCGCACCGACGCCTCCAGCACCGACACCTGCCAAGAAAAGAAAAAATCGCCGGTCAACTCATCTCCTCCTGTATGCTCTGTTCATTAATGGATGGCGAACGGCACGGCTGGCAATGCAGTAAGTGCGTGGTACCTTGGGCGCGATCTTGTCGACCTCGGCGGCGACGGCCGCGACGGCCTTGCCGGCCTTCTGGAGGTGTCCCTGGCGGCGCTCCTCGATGAGGCGCCGAGCGCGGGCCTCGGGGTCGTCGACGACGGCGATCTTGGAGCGGTCCTTGACGCCGGCCATGTCGAGGAACGCCTTGGGGTCCtgctccttgcccttgtacagCACCTTATGGTCCTCCGGGTGCGCCCCGGCGCGCTCCGCCACCAGCTTCCTCAGCTCGCCGAACGTCGCCTCCTGGCTGATGTAGATCTCGTGGGTCACGCCGCTGCGCTTCGCCTTGACCCGGATGGTCCGCACCGGCTTCACGTCCTCCAGCACAGCCTCGTCGTCGCCGGCAACCCTCTTCTGCACCAGCATGCCGCCGGGCCGGACCTCCCACACCTCCTCCGCCGCCACCTTCCCCACCGCCGGCAACACCGCCGCCTTCCCCGCCGCTGGCGGCGGTACCGGAGGAGGGTGGTTATTCTTCTTCATCGACAGCGATCCTAGCTCCACGACCGCGGCGCTTTTCCTCGCCTTCAGGTTCGCTCCCAGCATGCTGCCTAGCTCCTAATTGGCGCGCTTTGGAGCTGTAAAGGCGACTTGGTTCCTCGAGCCCGGCAAGCCAAGGCAAGAACAACAATGGCGGGAAACTAAAGCGACGTGTGCAAAGCGCAAAAGCTTCTGCGCTCGAGCTCTGGTATCGATGCAATGGCGgatcggagaagaagaagaagctgggGATGGATGGCTggacaatgaagaagaggaaatATTTAGTGGCGAGGGAAAGGCCGATGAGGAGGGAGCTTAAGCGCGATGGACAAGGGGAATATATACGCCGATTAGAATAGAGCCCACTAGCCACATGGCGAACACATTataagaaaaagagattagttaaaTTACTATCGACACAATTATGCAAAAGAAAACATGATGCCATTTTGGCAGTATTTCAACTTGATTTGATGCAACTGTAGAAGCTCGTCGGAAGGATTCATCGCATTTCGCACACTGCTGTCTCTAGATGCCAGTTTGGCGCCATCTGAAAATGAACGGTTACTGGTACTTTTTTATTGTATTCTTTCTCTTCTTCTTTGTCTCTAGTCTCAACTTTTCTGCCGACAAATAGTTTGCTTAAAATCAAGAAATTCATCCCAAGCTGAGGTCTAGTCTTTGATTCTTTCTGGTTTGGTTAGGTGATGTCGATCCTCTGACATAACGTCTCAACTATCGCATATTGGAGTTTTATTTCGCACTATTAATTAATCATCAAGCGAGAGATGCTACTATTTCAAAGGAAGAAACTGATGTAACAACCGTCCATAAACAAATTATTACCCCATTTTGAAATGTAAGTCTAGCTTTCTAAAACCGCTATATTATAAAAACCACGTGGACGCTATTTGTGCATAGCAATTGTAAgtaaatcggtaatcgttaactctCAATCGACTTGGGTGCACCGATTAATTGGAATTTAGCTGATTAAATGATTTAATTAGTCGGGTATTAATCAGTAAAATCTACATATATTAGCAATTCAAACACGCGTATATAAGTAAGAAAGAAATACTATATATGCCTCTATATGCCCGGCGGAGAAATCTCCTCCTTATTCATATTTTCCTGATTGCCCTCGACCTAACCGTTCCCCTTGAGTCGCTCCCCAGGGCGACTCTGGGGCGATCTTGCGCGTCTCCAGCAAAGGCCCCGATATCACCCTCCTTGACACCACTTCCACCGGCCCTAGCCGCGATGGTGGCGGGCCTAGCCGACAAAGGCGGTATGGGGTTGGTGGGCGCCAGGGATGGCCCCTCACGAGCTGTTGGGGCGGCGACGGGCGGCTCGTATGAGGAACATCGGTCTCGGTGGCGTCCTGGTgccgggtgtggtggtggtggttgcctTCGACAGTGCCAGGCCGGCGGCAGAGGTGCGGGCTGGGACAGGCTGGATTGGGTGTAAACCCTAGGTT
It includes:
- the LOC127311525 gene encoding BAG family molecular chaperone regulator 2, encoding MLGANLKARKSAAVVELGSLSMKKNNHPPPVPPPAAGKAAVLPAVGKVAAEEVWEVRPGGMLVQKRVAGDDEAVLEDVKPVRTIRVKAKRSGVTHEIYISQEATFGELRKLVAERAGAHPEDHKVLYKGKEQDPKAFLDMAGVKDRSKIAVVDDPEARARRLIEERRQGHLQKAGKAVAAVAAEVDKIAPKVSVLEASVRKGEKVAEKDVATVTEMLMNELLKLDAVDAGGDVKAQRRVQVKRVQKYVETLDAVMAKNATIQRKSGAKKQVEQPAPPARQQQQLPQSQRHRQHPQPQLPQQQQAQTTRWEMFDLLSSLPTTSPASSTTTSSSSASSVGPPPPTNKLDWML